The Gemmatimonadota bacterium genomic interval CAGCGTCGGGAGGAACCGGTGCATCCCGCGAAAGGAGGGGAGGGCCGAGACGCATTCGCTTCGAAAGACTCGGAGCGAACAGCCCACGTCGGACACCTTCTCTCCTGTGAGGAAGTTCCTGAAGCCGTTGCCGATGCGGGAGGATAGCCTACGAAGCCAGGCGTCCTGGCGCCGGGCGCGCACGCCGTTGACCATTCCGGCCCCGCGGCGCTCGAGGTGTTCGATGAGACGCGGGAGGTCTCCGGGGTCGTTCTGGAGATCCGCGTCCATCGTCGCGATCAAGGGGGCGCGGATCTCACGGATTCCCGCTAGGAGGGCCGCCGACTGGCCGTAATTTCGGTCGAGAGTGAAGACCCGGTGCCGCGCGTCGCGCTCGCGCAGGCGAGCGAGTGCGACGGCGGAACCGTCCGTGCTGCCGTCATCGACCCAGACACACTCCCAGTGGTGCGTGAGTCCCTCCAGCGCCACCTGGATCTCTTCGGCGAGGACAGGGATGTTGTCGGCTTCGTTCTTGAGAGGAATCAGGACCGCCAGGTCGACGGCCCTCCGTGCGGTATAGATCATCATGGTGTGCGCCACGGTGGGGGCCTCCCGCGGCGCACCGAGGTGCGACTGACGAGGCCCCATGGGATCATCACCTCCGGCTCGGTTCCCGCTAAAGGAACCGACGAGGGGGTCGACTTGTGACAACGGACCCGTGGCATTTCGTGAGCCTCGCACCTCGCGCCCTGTTCGGCGGTTCCTGGAGTGGGGAACGTCGAGCCCCCGGGACCGTACTATCCGCCCTTCTGTCGTCGCGCTCGGAAGGCCAATCCCGGAGGAGCCCGAGCTCGCCCGCGGGCACCGACGCGAAGCGTTGGTGGCGAGGTGCTCCCGCTCCTGTGCCCCGCCTGCGGCGGCGAGATGAGGGTTCTCTCGTTCATCACCGACACACCCACCGTCCAGACAATCCTCCACCATCTCGCCCTTCCCCACCGGCCTCCGCCCCTCACCCCCGCGCGAGCTCCCCCGCAGGCCGAGCTCGAATTCGATCAGACGTCCACGTTACCGTCGCTTCGCTCCGGTGAGCCGGCGGGACACGAGATCGCCTGCCGAGAAGACCTCGGCCCGCACGGGTTCGACCCGTCCGATCCCGAACCCCTCCCCGAGCCGGACTTCGCCCAGTCCCCGCCGGGCCACTGGGATGCCTGATCCCTTCTTCCGAAACGTCCGCTCCCCGCTCGTCCTCCCGGCCCATCCGG includes:
- a CDS encoding glycosyltransferase family 2 protein; this encodes MGPRQSHLGAPREAPTVAHTMMIYTARRAVDLAVLIPLKNEADNIPVLAEEIQVALEGLTHHWECVWVDDGSTDGSAVALARLRERDARHRVFTLDRNYGQSAALLAGIREIRAPLIATMDADLQNDPGDLPRLIEHLERRGAGMVNGVRARRQDAWLRRLSSRIGNGFRNFLTGEKVSDVGCSLRVFRSECVSALPSFRGMHRFLPTLARVRGYEVVEIPVRHRPRLHGRTKYGMHNRLWVGIVDTLGVRWLKARWVEPHLTRPQNPDTIGSPSTEDLERDSRDARLDGEAGFVWNTALGSARRRIPS